Sequence from the Streptomyces peucetius genome:
CCCGCGCTCTCCGGGCTCGCGGACTCGCTGCTCGCCGGGGAGGCCCGGCGCCTGGACGAACTGCGGATCGCGGCCGCCGAGGAGCTGTACGCCGCCGAGCTGGCTCTGGGCCGCCTGGACCACCTGGCGGAGCTGACCGCCCTGGTCGAGACACACCCCGTCAACGAGCGGCTGCGCGGTCAGCTGATGGTCACCCTCTACCGTCTGGGCCGCCAGGCCGACGCCCTGGCCTGCTTCCGGGCGGGCCGGGACTCGCTCGTCGAGGAGCTGGGCATCGAGCCCGGTCCGGAACTGAGCGAGCTGCACGAATCCGTCCTGCGGGGCGACGACGACCGGCTGCCCGGCAGCCCGGCCCGCGCACCGGCCGCCGGGAACCACCGGCCGCCGGCCCATTTGCCGCCCCGCCTGTCCGACTTCACCGGCAGACGCGAGGAACTGCGTCTGCTCACCGCGGGTCTGACGTCCACGCCGGTGCATGTCGTCGCCGGACCCGGCGGCAGCGGCAAGTCCGCCCTTGCCGTGCACGCCGCGCACCAGGTGACGGCCCACTTCCCGGACGGACAGCTGTATGCAGAACTACGAGGCATGACCGAGTCCCCGGCCACCGCGGCCGAGACCCTCGGCGGCTTCCTGCGCGCGCTGGGCGTGCCGGACCAGCAACTGCCGGACTCCGCCCAGGCCAGGGTCGAGCTCTATCGCACCCTGCTCGCGGAGCGGCGGCTGCTCATCCTGCTCGACGACGCCGCGAACGAACGGCAGGTACGTCCGCTGCTTCCGGCGGGCAGCGCGTGCGCCGTGCTGATCACCGCGCGCGACCGGCTGGGCGGGCTCGCGGGAGCCCGGCTGACCGAACTGGACGTGCTGGTGCCGGACGAGGCGATGGACCTGTTCACGACCATAGTCGGCGCGGACCGGGTGCAGGCGGAGCCGGAGGCGGCGGCCCGCATCCTCACCGCGTGCAATCATCTGCCGCTGGCCATCCGCATCGCCGGGGCCCGCCTGGCGATGCGCCGCCGGCTGCCGCTGGCCACGCTGGCGGACCGGCTGGACGACGAACGCCGTCGGCTCGACGAACTGCGCGTCGGTGACCTCGCGGTGCGCTCCACCATCAGCCTCAGCTTCGAGGCCCTGGACGAGCAGACCCGCACGGCGCTGGGCCGCCTCGGCCACCTGGGGCTGCCGGACTTCTCCAGCTGGGTCGTCGGCCGGCTGCTGGGGCTGCCGGAATCCGAAGCGCAGCGGCTGCTGGAGGGACTCGTCGACGCCCAGTTGGTGGACTTCGCCGGGGTGGACACCGCGGGCGTGGACCGCTACCGGCTCCACGACCTGGTACGGATCTTCGCCCGGGAGCACGCGGAGGAGACGGAACCGGCCGACGTCCTGCGGTCCACCGTCGAGGCGCCACTGCACGGCTGGCTGTCGCTGCTGCGTGCCGTGGCGGCGAGCCGGCCGCCCGCAGAGATGATCTGGCAACCGCGTGCCACCGCGCCCGAGCCCGAGCCACCCGAGGAGCACACCCGGCGCGTCCTCGCCGACGTCGCCGGCTGGCTGACGAGTGAGGAGCCCGCGCTGGCCCACGCCGTCGAACGCGCCGCCGAGCTCGGACTCGACCGGCTGGTGTGCGAGGTGCTGTCGGCCCATACGGCCGTCGAACTGGGCAACAGCCGCTATGAGTTCCGCGAGCGGATCATCTCCCTCGGCGTCGCGGCCGCGCGGCGTGTCGGGGACCAGCGCACCAAGGCCGCCATGCACGCCGAACTCGCCCGGCTCCGTTTCGCCCAGGACAGGTTCGCCGAGGCCCGCGCGCACTACGGCGAGGCGCTCAGCGGCTTCCGGATCGAGCGCGACGTGCGGGCCCAGGCCGCCGCGCTGGCCGGTCTGGGCACCGCCTGCCGCGAGCCCGGGCACCTCACCGAGGCCCTGCACTTCCTGGACCAGGCCGGCGTCCTGGTGCAGGCCATGGGCGACCCGCGCGGAATGGGCTACGTCCATCGCATCCGCGGCTCGGTCCGACTGGAGCAGGGGGACTACGCGGGCGCCAAGAGCGACCTCGACGTGGCGTTGTCGGGGTACCGCGAGGCCGGCAGCCGCCGCGGCATCGCCCTGGCACTGCGTACCGAGGGGCTGTACCACCGGGCCCGCGGTGACTATGAGGAGGCGCTGCGCACCTGTGCCGAGGCCGCGGACATCTTCGCCGGGCTCGGCGACCGGCTGATGCGCTCCTATGCCGTGCGGGCCCATGCCAAGGTGCAGTTCAGGCTCGGCATGGATCACGGTGTGCTGCCTCGGCTGGAGTGGGCGCTGAGCGTGGCGAGCGCGGCCGACGACCGTTTCGGGCAGGCGGTGACGCTGCGGACGATCGGGCAGCTGCATCTGACGGAGGGGCGGCTCGATTCCGCGCTGAGGTGCCTGGACTCCGCGATGACGCTGTGGGAGGCGATGGACGTCCAGGTGTGGAGGGCGCGTACCGAATACGACCTGTCGCTCGTTCACGCCGCCCGCGGTGACGCGACGGCCGCGCAGGCCTGCCGCACTCATGCGATGGGCGTGTTCCAGGAGTACGGAGCCCGGGAGTTCGCCGAACTCAACGGCGCTGCAAAGGTCGGTGCAGAGCAACTGAAGCACGGTTGAAGCGGGTGCGCCCAGTGTGGTCGGCGTCATGAACGGCCGACTCCCCAGGGGGAATTCACCATGCGTATCAGCCTGCGTCGCCCGGTCTCCGCACTCACCGGTGTCCTCACCGCTTCGGCTCTCGGCCTCACGGCCACCGTCGTCACCGAGGTGGCCGCCCCGGGCACCGCGCACGCCTCCTCGGTCGGCGGGTCGATCAGCCGCAACGAGATCCTGAACCGGGCGGAGTGGTGGATCGACAACTACGGCGCCATCTACAGCCAGGACCAGGCTGACGCCAAGCCGTCCGTCACGGGGGAGAAGTACCGCCCGGACTGCTCCGGCTTCGTCTCCATGGCCTGGCGCCTGCCCAAGGACGGCGGCTGGGACCGCAGCACCCGGAGCCTCACCTCGTACGGGGACACCGACTACATCTCCCTGGACTCCCTCAAGCCGGGCGACGCGATCCTCGACTCCGTCGACGGCCATGTCGCCCTGTTCCACAAGTGGACCGACTCCAGCAAGAGCCAGATGTGGGTCTACGAGGAGTACAGCACCGGTGACCCGGGCCGGCACGTCGTCAAGTCCAAGTCGGCCTACGAGAACTCCGGCTACCGGGGCGTCAGCTACGACGAGGTCGTCGGCTCCACCGGCTCCGCCTCCGTCTACGGCACCCTGAGTGACGGCCGGCTGACCTACACCCGGATCGACACCGAGACCGGTCGGCGGAGCCACGGCGCGGTGGCCTCCACGGCGAAGCTGGGCTTCACCCCCAAGGCCATGGCGACGCTCAACTTCAACACCGTCCTGGTGACCTCCACCTCCGGTTACCTGTACCGGGTCGACGTCATCACCAACAACAACTCGCTGGAGTTCGATACCCCGGTCCGCCTGGGCAGCGGCTGGACCCACGACCTGCTCACCTATGACGGCAGCGGCCACCTCTACGGCATAGCCGACGGCACCCTGCGCCGCTACACCATCGGGGCCGCCAAGCCCACCGCCTCGAACATCACCGGGAACACCCTCATCGACACCGGCTTCGCCCTGCAGACGCTCACCTCCACCGGGCCGGACTGGCTGCTGGGCACGACGAGCGGCGGCGAGCTGCTCTCGTACCGGATCCGTGGCGCCGGTGACTGGAGCCGCTACGAGCTGCGGTCGTCGACCTGGCAGACCATGGACAACCTGATCGCCCCCGGCGGCGGCGCGTTCTACGGCCACCGGGCGGAGGGCTCGCTGCACGCCTACCTCGACACCCTGCCGGACAACGGCAGCGGCGCCGACCTGACCGGCACCGGCACCGTCGACACCAGTGGCTGGACGCAGATCCTGCTGTCCGCCCAGCCCCGCACCGCTCAGTAACCGCCCCGCCGAACGCGCTGCCGGATCCCTGTGGTCCGGCAGCGCAGCGGTGTCGGACACAGAGGCCGGGTCTCCGCCGCAGTGCTCGTGCATGAGCGAGCCGAAGCCTCGGACGTGCACCGTCGTGCCCCGGGCGGGTCCGCGCATCGGCGGCGCCTTGTCCCGGCGCGGGCCGGACCCGTAAAGTGACCGGCCAGCAAGCGCTTTCTACGCTCTCCACGAGGAGCAACTCCATGTCTCGCCCCCCAAGCCGTCTGCGTGCCGCCGTCGTCGGCACCGGAGCCATCGCCCACGGCAGCCATCTGCCCGCCCTGGCCGACCACGCCGACGCCGTGGAACTCGTCGCCGCCGTCGACGTGGACAAGGCGCGGCTCGACGCGTTCTGCTCCGCCGCCGGCGCAGGGGTCGAAGGCTACGACCGCCTCGATGCGATGCTGGCCGCCGCCCGGCCCGATCTGGTGCTGCTCGCGTCGCCGCCCGCGTTCCACCGCGAACAGAGCGTCGAGGCCCTGCGGGCCGGCGCCTGGGTGCTGTGCGAGAAGCCGCTGTGCCTGTCGCTCGCCGAGTACGACGCCATCGCCGCGGCCGAGGGCCGGGACGGGTCGGGCGGTCCCCACGTGTCCGTCATCTTCCAGCACCGCTACGGCTCCGGCGCCGCCCACGCCCGCGAACTGCTGACCTCCGGAGCACTCGGCACGCCGCTCGTCGCCCACTGCCAGACCACCTGGTACCGCGACACGGACTACTACGCCGTGCCCTGGCGCGGCCGCTGGGCCAGCGAAGGCGGCGGCCCCTCCATGGGGCACGGCATCCACCAGATCGACCTGCTGCTGCATCTGCTGGGCGAGTGGACCGAGATCCGCGCCATGGCGGGCCGGCTGGTGCACGACGTGGAGAGCGAGGACGTCTCCACGGCGCTGGTGCGCTTCGCGAACGGCGCGATGGCCACCGTCGTCAACAGCGTCGTGTCGCCGCAGGAGGTCAGCCGGATCCGGATCGACTGCGCCGACGCCACCGTCGAACTCACCCACCTGTACGGCCACTCCAACGACGACTGGCGCTACACCCCCGCCCCGCACGCCGCCGCCGACGGGCCGCGCGTCGAGACGTGGCGCACGCCCGCCGCCGAGCTGCCGAGCTCGCACTCGGCCCAGCTGACCGGTGTCCTGGCGGCGATGCGCGCCGGGACGCGGCCTCCCGGCGGCGGGCCCGACGCCCGCCGGACCCTGGAGTTCGTCGCCGCTTTGTACAAGGCCGCCTTCACCGGACTCCCGGTACGGGCCGGTGAGATCACCCCCGGGGACCCGTACTACTCCGCCATGCACGGCGGTCACCCCGACTGGGCACCGGTGGACGCGAGCGGCGGCGGCCGGTGAGCGCCCCCGTCTCCCTCACGCACACGCACGGCGAGAAGGTCGTCGTCTCCTGCGCGGGGGTGGACCTGATGACGTACGTCTACCGGCCCGATCCCGAGGCGTTCGAGTCCCGCAAACCGTACGTCCATCCGCTGCGCACCCTCTCCGGCCGCGTCGTCACGGGCTACCGGCCCAGCGACCACCGCTGGCACAAGGGTCTGCAGATGACGGCGAGCCATCTGTCCGGGCAGAACTTCTGGGGCGGCAACTCCTATGTGCACGGCGAGGGTTATCTGCCGCTGCGCGACCGGATCGGCTGGATGCGGCACGACGGTTTCGACGCCCTCACGGCGGAGGACGACCGGCTCACCCTGGCCGAGAAGCTCACCTGGATCGAGAACGGCGGGGCCGAGTGGGCCCGGGAACAGCGCCGCCTCACCGTGCACTCCGCGGAACCGGACCAGGGGTCGTGGGCGCTCGACTGGTCCATCCACCTCACCAACGTCCATGACGAGCCGCTGCGCTTCGGCTCGCCGACGACCGCCGGGCGGGAGGCGGCCGGCTACACCGGGCTGCACTGGCGCGGGCCGCGCGACTTCACCGGCGGCCGGGTCTTCGGCCCGGACGGGCCGGGAAGAGACGGAGAGGCGGGCGCCGCCGCCCTGATGGGCCGCCGCACGCCATGGCTGGCCTTCACCGGCGTGCACGACGAGGTCGACGCGTGCAGCACCCTGGTCTTCGCCCACGCACCGGAGAACGAACACGCCGTCCATCCGTCGCACTGGTTCGTACGGTCGGAACCGACCCCGACGGTCGCCTTCTCCTGGGCGTTCCACGAGGAGTTCGCACTGCCGCCGGGGGCGAGCTTCGCCTACCGCTACCGGATCGTGGTGGCCGACGGCGCACCGGACCGCAGGGGGATCGAGTCGCACCTGCGGTCCTGGTGACGCTGCTGATCAAGGAAGGGCTTTACGGCATGCGGTCGCCGAGCAGCGCCAGGTTCTCGATCGCGGCGAGGCCGTACAGCGCCGTGTCGTTGGTGTGGACCCAGTTCGCCTCGCTGCCCGGCACCAGCGTGACCGGTCCGCCGACCTCTTCCGTGGCCCAGGGGGCCGACTCCTTGTAGCCGTCGCTGTTGTAGAACTTCTCCCACGCGCGCCGGGCCAGCTTCTCGTCGCCGGTCTGCACGGCGGCGTACGCGTCGAGCCGCGAGTGGCCCTGGAAGAGGATCAGCGAGCCGAAGTGCGAGCCGTAGCGCGCGGCCTGCTCGGCCTTGGTTGCGTTGAAGGACCGGCAGTAGTCGAGGTACGCCTCCTTGAACTCCGGCATGTCCACCAGGTCGATCAGCTCGGCGCACAGCTCGTTCAGTCCGAAGACCGCGGAGAGGTGCGAGACACCGACCTTGGGCTCCTTGTCGATCGCGAACCGGCCGGTGTCGAGGTCGTACAGTCCACTGCCCTGGACGAAGCCGTTGGGCTGGGCGGCGATCGTCTCCATCGTGGACAGGACCCTGGCCTTCGCCTTCGCCGCCTTGGGGCCGCCGCGCTCCCATTCGGTGAGCCAGGCGGAGACCAGTCCGCTCCAGTCGGTGCCGAAACCGATGGACAGCGCGTGGCGGTCGGGGGTGTACGGCTCGGTGCGGATCTTCCGGATCGGGTCGAGGGCGAGGAAGGTCTCGTCGGAGTCGACATTGGCGTGCATCAGGTCGCCGGTGCGTTCGTCGGCGGTGAGGTAGTAGTAGAAGCGGCGGTAGGTGGTGTTGGCGATGCGCTGCTGCTTGGCGCTGTCGGCGTAGTGCTGGATGCCGTGCCGGGTACCGAGGCCCGCCCATTCGCCCAGGTGGTAGACGTCGACCTCGCCGGTGTGGCGGGTCATGGCCTCGGCGAAGCGGAAGATGTCGGCGCGGCCCGAGCGCAGATAGGCGTACCAGAGCCAGAGGTCGGGCGAGAGTTCGGAGTTGTCCCAGGCGTAGCCGCCGACGTCGTAGCGCCACTGATGCCTGGCCGGGTCGTAGCTGTGCATGATGTCGCCGTAGTCCCAGAAGCCGTACCAGCGCCGCATGTCCACCTGGTCGCGGTAGTAGGAGAACAGGAAGTCGAGGTGGTCCTCGATCCTGGCCTTGGCGGGGGTGGAGCGGTCCGGTTCGGCGAACAGTCCGCCGAAGACCTTGGCCGACACCAGATGGGCGGGCGGGGCGGCGAGCTGGGGCGGGGTGCGGACGGCGGCCGTCTCCTTCGCCAGGGTGCCGGCGCCGGGTGTGGAGTCGTGGGCCCAGAAGAGGAGTTCGCTGGTGCGGGCGATGCCGTAGGGGGTGCCGAAGCCGGGCTCGTAGTCCTCGTACGTGATGTTCAGCCCTTCGAGCTGTTCCTCGTACGTGTCCTGGCCCATGCCGTCGTGGTAGAAGCGCAGGTCCATCGGCTGGGCCTCGGGCGACCAGAGCCAGAGGGTGACCTCCGCGCTGTCGGTGTGGGCGTCACGGATGTCGAGTCCGGCGGGGTGCTTCTCCCAGAAGTCGCGCAGCCCGAAGGACAGGCCGCCGCTCGCGCCGCCGACGTAGCCGAAGCCGGAGGCTCGCCGGCCGCCGCCGGCGGCGATCCAGCCGTGGCCCTTCTTGGTGCGCTTGCGCACGGTGAAGCCGTCGGCGGAGAGCTGGCTGAGGGTGTAGTCGCCCCAGTCCGGGACCAGATGGAGCCGGCTGGTGACGCGCTGGTCCCAGGTGGCCGGGTCGGGCAGCTTGCGGCCCTCGAACTGGGCGGCCTGGACGGCGGCTCCCGGGTCGCGGCGCAGTCCCGTGACACCCTTGACGGCCTCGCGGAGCATGCCGGTGCCGTCGCCGCCGAGCCGGATGTGCCGGTCGTACGCCGGGTCCCGCATCGGCACGGTGAAGCGGACGCCGAGTCCGCGGATGAAGTCGCCGCTCGCCTTGCCCGGCTCCTGGGTGCCGTCGTAGGTGATGGTGTGCACCATGCGGAAGGACTCGGCGCCCGCGTAGAAGTAGAGGCGTACGGAGAAGGGCAGCCAGCTGCGGTTGCCCCGGCGGTGCTTGCCGTCGATGCGGACGACGGCGCGTACGGGGCCGTCCTGTTCGACCCGGGTCTCCCGGATGACGCTCTCGAAGCGTTCGTACGTCTCCCTGCCCTGGTCGCCGTCCTCGATCTCGCCCTGGCGGAGCAGTACCAGCCGTCCGTCCCTGGCGATCTCGGTGGTGCCGCGGGTGACGGACTTGACCAGGCTGGATCCGCTCCTGCCGAGTTTCGCGGTGATGACGCCGGTGGAGACCTCGATCGTGCCGCCCCTGGTGGTGACGGCGACCCGGCGGGCAGGAGCAGCGGCGGGGCGGCCCGCCGTGAGGGTGAAGCTGTCCGCGGTCGTCTCGGGGCCGATGGCGTGCGCGGTCCACTTCAAGGACCCGTCGGGCCACTGGGCGAGCGGCCAGGTCTGGACCGGAACCTCCTTGCCGTCGGGGGTGGCGAGCGAGAAGGTCTGGTCCTCGGCGTGGAGGCCCTTGGGCCAGGGCACGCCGAGTGTGGTGCCCGGGGCGGCGCCGAGCCCGTCGGCCTCGAGCCACTTGAGGGTCACCGGCTGGGGGCCGGCGGCCGCGGCCCGGGGTGCCGCCTGGGCGCTGCTGCTGCCGAGGGCCCAGCTGAACTGGGCGGCCGCGCCTGCGGCCGCGGCCGCCGAGAGCAGGGATCTGCGGGAGATGGGGGACATGACAAATTCCTTCCGTACGACCGTGCGGGCGGGAAGAAGCGGGGAAACAGGGGAATCAGCGGGCGGCGTACCGTGTCTCGACGGCCACCGCGGCCGCCGCGACGGCGCCGGTCACCGGGACGGCCAGCGGCGCCATGAACCAGGCGGAGGCCGCCACCACGGCGAACCCTCCGACGAGCAGCAGCGATCCGGCGGGGTCGCGGACGGTACGCCGGGCCGCCGCGCGCAGCAGGTCGCGCCAGCGTGCGCCGGGGTGCCAGGCGGCCGCCGCGCGCAGCACCGCGACGACGGCGGCGATGAAGGTGAGGACGCAGACGGCGCCGGTGAACGACCCGCCGGGCAGTCCGGCCCGTACGGCGGCGAGGTTCAGCCAGAGCAGCCACAGCGCGGCGAGGCCGGACAGGCCGACCAGCCAGCCGCCGCGCGCCGCGGTGGCGAAGTCGGCCGCGAACAGACGCCACCCGGACGCCTCGTCGCGCAGATGGCGCCGCAGGTGACGGCTCCCGGCGGCGAAGGCCGCCGGGGCCGTCAGCAGCGGCAGTGCGGCAAGAGTCATCCACACCCCGGTGAGCAGGCACTCGGCGAAGACACCGAAGCCGGTGGCGAGCCGGGACGGCCGGTGCGTTGCGGATCGCGCGGCCACGGGCGGTCAGCCCTTCAGTCCGGAGGTCGCCATGCCGTCGATCAGATAGCGCTGGAAGGCCAGGAAGAAGGCCAGCACGGGCAGCAGTGCGACGAGCGACATCGCGATCATGCCGCCGTAGTCCGCGACGGCGTCCTGGTCGATGAACATCTTCAGGCCCAGCGAGACGGTGTACTTCTCCGGCTCGTTCAGATAGATCAGCGGCCCCATGAAGTCGTTCCAGGCGTTGATGAAGGTGAAGATGGCGCTGGTGATGAGGGCGGGCCGGCACAGCGGCAGCACGATCGACCAGTAGATGCGCAGATGGCCGCAGCCGTCGAGCCTGGCGGCCTCGTCCAGTTCCTTCGGCAGGTTCCGCATGAACTGGAGCATGAGGAAGACGAAGAAGGCGTCGGTGGCGAGGTACTTGCCGAGCAGCAGCGGCACATAGGTGTTGATCAGTTCCAGCTTCTGGAACAGCACGTACTGCGGGATCAGGATCACGTGGTACGGCAGCAGCAGGGTGCCGATCATCAGCGCGAACATCAGGTTCCGTCCGGGGAACCGGATCTTGGCGAAGGCATAGGCGGCGAGCGAGCAGGACAGGAGCACGCCGGCCACGGAACCGACCGCCAGCAGTGTGGAGTTCAGGAAGAAGGTGGAGATCGGAATGTCGGCGATGCCCTCGGTCAGCCGCCGGTAGTTGTCGGCGATCGGCTCGGCGGGGAACAGGTCGAGACTGCCGACGATGTCACCGCTCGGCTTGAGCGAACCGCCGATGACCCAGGCGACGGGATAGAGCACGACGGCCAGCAGTGCCAGTGAGCCGAAGTGCCAGAGCAGCGAGCCGCTGCGACGCCGCCGGACGGTGGTGAGTGTGCCGCTCATCGGGCCGCCTCCTCGTAGTGCACCCAGCGCCGCTGGGACCAGAACAGCACCGCGGTGACCAGGCCGACCGCGAGCAGCAGCATCCAGGCCATGGCGGAGGCGAGGCCCATCCGGCTGTTCTCGAAGCCTTGTTGGTACAGGTAGCAGGTGTAGACGAGCGTGGCGTCCGCGGGGCCGCAGGTGCCGTTGCTGATGATGTACGCGGACCCGAAGATCTGGAAGGAGTGGATCGTCTCCAGCAGGACGTTGAAGAACATCACCGGCGAGATCATCGGCAGTGTGATGTTCCAGAACCGCCGCCAGGGCCCGGCGCCGTCGACCTGGGCCGCCTCGTACAGTTCCCGCGGCACCTGCTTGAGTCCCGCCAGGAAGATCACCATCGGCGCTCCGAACTGCCAGACGGTGAGCGCCACCAGGCTGTAGATGACCCACTCGGGGTCGCCGATCCAGCCGCCCACGTCCATGCCGAGGAACGACTGGGCCTTGTCCACCACGGCGTCGTCGGAGAAGAGCGCACGCCACACGATGGCGACGGAGACGCTGGCGCCGACCAGCGAGGGCGCGTAGAACGCGGCCCGGTAGAACGCCTGTCCGCGCCGGCTCTGGGCCAGCAGGAGCGCGACGCCGAGGGCCAGCAGCAGCTTCAGCGGGGTCCCGATCAGGACGTACTTGACGGTCACCTCGACGGAGGTCCGCCAGCGCGGGTCGGCGAACATCTCCGAGAAGTTGCCGAGGCCGATCCACTTCGGGGAGGCGAAGAGGTCGTAGTCGGTGAAGGCGAAGTAGAGCGAGGCGACCATCGGGCCGGCGGTGAGCAGCAGGAAGCCGGCGATCCAGGGCGACATGAACAGATAGCCGACCAGGCCGTCCCGCCGGCCGCGGCCCCGGGCGGCGGGCGGGGCCGTGCCACGGGCCGGGAGCGGCGCGGCGCCCGCCTGCCGTTCGGCCGGCTCGGGCTTCATCACGGTGGGGCTTCCCATCAGGAGTCCAGAGCCGTCTTCGCCTCGGTGAAGAACTGCTTCACGGAGTCCTCGACGGGGGCCTTGCCGAGCGACATGTCGCCGGCGATCCGCAGGAAGGCCGCCTCCACGACGTCGGCGCCGGCGGGGTGCGGGGTGATGGGCTCCAGCACACCGGCGTCGGCTATCTGCTGCTCGTAGGCGGCGATCTTCTTGCTGACCGGGTCGGTGGGCCGGAATGCCTCGAACTGCTCGGTGGTGGAGAGCACGCCGCGGTCGTATCCCATGATCCGGCCGGCCTCGGGGTCGTGCACCATGAAGCTGATGAAGGTGGCGACCTCGGCGGGGTGCTTGGTGCGGGCGCTGCCACTGAGCATCAGCGACCCGAGGTACTGGGCGGTGCGCTTGCCGTCCGTGGTGGGGATGGGTGCGATGGCGTACGAACTGTCGCCCTCAGCGGTGTAGCGCGCGGTGAAGTTGTCCCAGGTGAACTCGCCGCCTGCCAGGCCCTGGGCGAGAGCGGACTTGGGCTTGATCTGCTCGACCTTCTTCGGGTCGGCGTACAGCCCGGACTTGACGCGCTTCATCGCCTCCGTCCAGTACGGGACGAGGTCGCTCTCGGTGAATCCGAGCCCGTTCTCGGTGAAGAACGCCTTGCCGTTCTGGCGGAGTATCAGGTCGTAGAGGTACATGACGCCGTGGGGCCCGGAGTCGCCGGCCCTCCCGGCCTTGTCGTGGATCCTGATGAGGGCGTCGTCCCAGTCCTCCCAGGTCCAGCCGGTCTCCGGAGTGACGCCCGCCTTCTCGTAGACCCTCTCGTCGATGATGTAGCCCATCGAGTTGGACCCGACGGGGACGCCGAGGAGCTTGCCGTCGATCTCGCCGAACTTCTCCAGGCCCGCCCGGAAGTTCGCCAGGTCCAGGTTGCCCTTCTTTGCCTGCGGGCCGAGGTCGAGGAGCACACGCTTGGCGTCGTACTTGCGCAGGAAGCCGACGGCGTTCTGGAAGACGTCGGGCGGGTTGCCGCCCGCGGCCTGGGTGTTGAACTTCTTCCAGAAGTCGCCGTACTGCTGGAAGTCCGTCTTGACCTTGATCTTCGGGTGCTTCTTCTCGAAGAGGGCGATGGTCCGGTTGATCTTCTCGGCCCGGTCGTCCGCGCCCCACCATGCGTAGCGGATGGTCACGGGGCCGCCGGACGAGCCGCTGCCCGCGCCGCAGCCGGCGGCGGTGAGACCGACACCGGCAAGGGACGCGCCGGCCGCCTTGAGGAAGGT
This genomic interval carries:
- a CDS encoding carbohydrate ABC transporter permease: MGSPTVMKPEPAERQAGAAPLPARGTAPPAARGRGRRDGLVGYLFMSPWIAGFLLLTAGPMVASLYFAFTDYDLFASPKWIGLGNFSEMFADPRWRTSVEVTVKYVLIGTPLKLLLALGVALLLAQSRRGQAFYRAAFYAPSLVGASVSVAIVWRALFSDDAVVDKAQSFLGMDVGGWIGDPEWVIYSLVALTVWQFGAPMVIFLAGLKQVPRELYEAAQVDGAGPWRRFWNITLPMISPVMFFNVLLETIHSFQIFGSAYIISNGTCGPADATLVYTCYLYQQGFENSRMGLASAMAWMLLLAVGLVTAVLFWSQRRWVHYEEAAR
- a CDS encoding ABC transporter substrate-binding protein, encoding MRMSRHVERRTFLKAAGASLAGVGLTAAGCGAGSGSSGGPVTIRYAWWGADDRAEKINRTIALFEKKHPKIKVKTDFQQYGDFWKKFNTQAAGGNPPDVFQNAVGFLRKYDAKRVLLDLGPQAKKGNLDLANFRAGLEKFGEIDGKLLGVPVGSNSMGYIIDERVYEKAGVTPETGWTWEDWDDALIRIHDKAGRAGDSGPHGVMYLYDLILRQNGKAFFTENGLGFTESDLVPYWTEAMKRVKSGLYADPKKVEQIKPKSALAQGLAGGEFTWDNFTARYTAEGDSSYAIAPIPTTDGKRTAQYLGSLMLSGSARTKHPAEVATFISFMVHDPEAGRIMGYDRGVLSTTEQFEAFRPTDPVSKKIAAYEQQIADAGVLEPITPHPAGADVVEAAFLRIAGDMSLGKAPVEDSVKQFFTEAKTALDS
- a CDS encoding carbohydrate ABC transporter permease — translated: MSGTLTTVRRRRSGSLLWHFGSLALLAVVLYPVAWVIGGSLKPSGDIVGSLDLFPAEPIADNYRRLTEGIADIPISTFFLNSTLLAVGSVAGVLLSCSLAAYAFAKIRFPGRNLMFALMIGTLLLPYHVILIPQYVLFQKLELINTYVPLLLGKYLATDAFFVFLMLQFMRNLPKELDEAARLDGCGHLRIYWSIVLPLCRPALITSAIFTFINAWNDFMGPLIYLNEPEKYTVSLGLKMFIDQDAVADYGGMIAMSLVALLPVLAFFLAFQRYLIDGMATSGLKG